The Streptomyces capitiformicae genome contains the following window.
CTCCTCTCGTCTCGCCAAGATCCTTCTTCGGTGCAGCTCTTTCGGAAACCCCTCAATTCCCCTTATGGCTGGGTACGCGCATGAGGGGTTGGTAGGGGTACACCCGCGTGAACCACCTGTTTATCGTCAGAGGAATGCGGAAGCTTGCCGGAAGAAGTCGCCCGGCCCTGTCTGGCGCCGAATGATAGAGGAATCGCTGCCCGCGTTGGTGGCCGTCGCCGAGGCTTTCGGCGACCCCGCAGTCCCGCCCGTGCTGTTCGCCGAGGAGGCGGCAACGTGGCCCGTTCGGTGCTGGCACGGCAGGCGGAGTTCCGTACGGTACGGGCCTGTGCCCGTGAGGCGCTCGGACAGCTCGGAGTGGGGCCAGTGCCGATCCTGCCGGGAACCCGTGGCGCTGGTTAAGGTCGTGTCGGAGCGACTGGGGCACACTACAGTAACGCCGCGATGACCTTGAACGTCTACAGTCATCTCTTCCCCGAGTCGGAGGAGCGGACGAGGGTGGCGGTGGACCGGGCTCTCCGTTCGACTGCGGGAGAATGTGCCCCCGATGTGCCCTCTCAATCGGAGGGTTGAGGGAACGTGCAGGTCAGAGTGATTGCCTTGGGGGCACAGTGCGATTGAGAGTGGAGTTCACGACCGAGCCCTTCGACCTCGACGAGCCCCCGGCGCACGCGCTCGTGGCTCGCGGGGTCATGGAGGCGGCCGAGCTGGACGCGGTGGACGTCGGCCCGTTCGGCAACACGGTGGAGGGTGGTGCCGACGCCGTGCTCACCGCCGTGGACGCCCTGCTGCGCGAGACCCTGGAGTCCGGCGCCACCCGTATCTCGCTCCAGGTCAATGTGATCGGGGAGGGTGGCGAGTGACCGGCACCGGCGACGACCCCTTCGTCGCGGCCGTCAAGCCGCTGGTCGACGCCATGGGCGGGGTCATGCTGCCGCCGGACGAGGCCGGCCCCGACGACGTCGTGCTCTCCTGGGAGGGCACCGACGTCGTCGCCGTACGTCTGCCGCAGCTCGCCGAGTCGCTGGACCACATCCTCGTCGCGCTGGAACGCAAGCACGGCAAGCCCCTCGCCGACCTCGACCGCAAGGCCAAGCAGGAGGTCGTACGGATGCTGGAGGCGCGCGGCGCCTTCTCGGTACGGCATGGTGTGGAGACCGTCGCGAGCGCGCTCGGCGTCAGCCGCTTCACCGTCTACAACTACCTGAACAGGGAAAACGCGGCCAAGGGTAATTGAACGGCCGGTGTCGCCGGGCCGGGCGGGTCGCCGTAACCGCGATTTTTCAACAAACTGTTGACGTGATGTTGTCGTAGGGCGTTAGCTGGTCCCGTGACTTCGAGTTTCCCGACGCCGGGCCTCGCCCGGTTCAACGCCCTGGAGGAACGTGCGGGCGTCGCGGCGCTCCACGAGGTGTGCGCCTCCGTGGAGTGGGGGCGCAGGCTGCTCGCGGGACGGCCGTACGCCACGGTCGACGACCTCCTCGCCGCCAGTGACGCCGCCATGGCCGGGCTGACCGCGGGCGACCTGGAGGAGGCCATGGCGGCGCACCCGCCGATCGGCCGCCCGAAGTCCGGCGATCCGACGTCGGCCCGGGAGCAGCGGGGCATGGCGGACGCCTCCGAGGAGCTCAGGGCCGAGATGCTCGAACTCAACCTGGCCTACCAGGAGAAGTTCGGCCACGTCTTCCTGATCTGCGCCACCGGCCGCTCCGGCGAGCAGATGCGCGACGCGATCGAGGAACGGATCGGCAACCCGCCCGAGCGGGAACGCGAGATCGTGCGGACCGAGCTGGGAAAGATCAACCGCATCCGGCTCACCCGACTCCTCGGACAGGACACACCCGTATGAGCACCAGCAGCACCGCCTCCGTGTCCACACACATCCTGGACACCAGCATCGGCCGCCCGGCCCCGGGCGTGCCCGTCTCGCTGTCGGCACGCGGAGGCGCCGGGTGGACGGAACTCGGCACCTCCGCCACGGACACCGACGGACGCTGCAAGGA
Protein-coding sequences here:
- a CDS encoding helix-turn-helix domain-containing protein, which codes for MTGTGDDPFVAAVKPLVDAMGGVMLPPDEAGPDDVVLSWEGTDVVAVRLPQLAESLDHILVALERKHGKPLADLDRKAKQEVVRMLEARGAFSVRHGVETVASALGVSRFTVYNYLNRENAAKGN
- the uraD gene encoding 2-oxo-4-hydroxy-4-carboxy-5-ureidoimidazoline decarboxylase, yielding MTSSFPTPGLARFNALEERAGVAALHEVCASVEWGRRLLAGRPYATVDDLLAASDAAMAGLTAGDLEEAMAAHPPIGRPKSGDPTSAREQRGMADASEELRAEMLELNLAYQEKFGHVFLICATGRSGEQMRDAIEERIGNPPEREREIVRTELGKINRIRLTRLLGQDTPV